One region of Brachybacterium saurashtrense genomic DNA includes:
- a CDS encoding ABC transporter substrate-binding protein, protein MKRRTLLATGPLAAALVAGTAACSGQISTSSGGGGAASGDGTTIPQLTFPAEVAENVAGITNFNPFSPNVTSRNYFYEPLMIRSSMNCEVVPWIATEYTWRDETTLVFTIREGVTWADGEPLTPEDVAFTLNLRKEFPAADDIGLWNDVFGAPAESVEVDGQDVVISFSGLAAAKFDSLITAKVLPQHVWQDVGDPTQYVEEEPVGSGPFALGSYNGRRLQLTRREDYWQAEKVAVQELILEGNYDATNAALKLAAGDLDAYWGEIPNPEQAFAAKDPALNHYWYAPAGSTVLTYNLAQAPFDDVALREAISQGLDKDEISAKATYSVMAPASQTGLKLPYAENLLPEAYAGQDTVLPFDTAKAEELLDAAGYEKGSDGFRTLPDGTAFAPKFLVQAGWIDYQAAADVVVRNLQSMGINASVQTSPPEAVDQAKKDGDFDMLLEYLHGGCEVARNLGSKLSSDQIPTEDTVRANVGRWEDPATDEIVAELSGETDPEAQKALTGELVEIMMTQYPVTCLFYAPARMIYRTDKAEGWPSEEEPYGTNSEMLMIITRLVPPSAS, encoded by the coding sequence ATGAAGAGAAGGACCCTCCTCGCCACCGGCCCGCTCGCGGCCGCGCTCGTGGCCGGCACCGCCGCCTGCTCGGGCCAGATCAGCACCAGCTCGGGTGGCGGCGGCGCGGCCTCGGGCGACGGCACCACCATCCCGCAGCTCACCTTCCCGGCCGAGGTCGCCGAGAACGTCGCCGGCATCACGAACTTCAACCCGTTCTCCCCGAACGTCACCTCGCGCAACTACTTCTACGAGCCGCTGATGATCCGCAGCTCGATGAACTGCGAGGTGGTGCCGTGGATCGCCACCGAGTACACCTGGCGCGACGAGACCACCCTGGTGTTCACCATCCGCGAGGGCGTGACCTGGGCGGACGGCGAGCCCCTCACCCCGGAGGACGTCGCCTTCACGCTGAACCTGCGCAAGGAGTTCCCCGCGGCGGACGACATCGGCCTGTGGAACGACGTGTTCGGCGCCCCCGCCGAGTCCGTCGAGGTGGACGGCCAGGACGTGGTCATCTCCTTCTCCGGCCTCGCCGCCGCCAAGTTCGACTCGCTGATCACCGCGAAGGTGCTGCCGCAGCACGTGTGGCAGGACGTCGGCGACCCCACCCAGTACGTCGAGGAGGAGCCCGTGGGCTCCGGCCCCTTCGCCCTCGGCTCCTACAACGGCCGCCGCCTCCAGCTCACCCGCCGCGAGGACTACTGGCAGGCGGAGAAGGTGGCCGTCCAGGAGCTGATCCTCGAGGGCAACTACGACGCCACCAACGCCGCGCTCAAGCTCGCCGCCGGCGATCTCGACGCCTACTGGGGCGAGATCCCCAACCCCGAGCAGGCCTTCGCCGCCAAGGATCCGGCGCTGAACCACTACTGGTACGCCCCGGCCGGCTCCACCGTGCTCACCTACAACCTCGCCCAGGCACCCTTCGACGACGTGGCGCTGCGCGAGGCGATCTCCCAGGGCCTGGACAAGGACGAGATCAGCGCCAAGGCCACCTACTCCGTGATGGCCCCCGCCTCGCAGACCGGCCTCAAGCTGCCCTACGCGGAGAACCTGCTGCCGGAGGCCTACGCCGGGCAGGACACCGTGCTGCCCTTCGACACCGCGAAGGCCGAGGAGCTGCTGGACGCGGCCGGCTACGAGAAGGGCTCCGACGGCTTCCGCACCCTGCCCGACGGCACCGCCTTCGCCCCGAAGTTCCTGGTGCAGGCCGGGTGGATCGACTATCAGGCCGCGGCCGACGTGGTCGTGCGGAACCTGCAGTCGATGGGCATCAACGCCTCCGTGCAGACCTCCCCGCCGGAGGCCGTGGACCAGGCGAAGAAGGACGGCGACTTCGACATGCTGCTGGAGTACCTCCACGGCGGCTGCGAGGTGGCCCGCAACCTGGGCTCCAAGCTCTCCTCCGACCAGATCCCCACCGAGGACACGGTCCGCGCGAACGTGGGCCGCTGGGAGGACCCCGCCACCGACGAGATCGTCGCCGAGCTCTCCGGGGAGACCGACCCGGAGGCCCAGAAGGCGCTCACCGGCGAGCTGGTGGAGATCATGATGACCCAGTACCCGGTGACCTGCCTGTTCTACGCCCCCGCCCGGATGATCTACCGCACCGACAAGGCCGAGGGCTGGCCCTCCGAGGAGGAGCCCTACGGGACCAACTCGGAGATGCTCATGATCATCACCCGCCTGGTGCCGCCGAGCGCCTCCTGA